In the Patescibacteria group bacterium genome, TACAAGAGAGATAACACTTGCCTTCAAGGGAGTCTTTGTGTCCTCCAAGGCATAAAAGGCTCGAGCAAGAATAAAAACTAAAGTTTGGGCAAAAATAGAGATGGAAAAAAAAGCCAGGGTGTATGATGTTGCAATAGTCGCATCCCAAGAAAATCTAGAAGCTCCGTAAACAATTCGAACCAAAGGAATTCTTAAAACCAAAATAACAACCGAAGAAGGCATGGAAAAAAACAGAGACTTGATTATCGCCTCTTTTATTTCATCCGAGAATTTATCCTTTTGCTGGCTTACCAAATGAGAAAATCGTGGCAGAAGCGCTTGAGCAAAGGAGGCACCAAAAACACTTACTGGCAGTCTCTGTAAAGATGCGGCAAGAGCGAGTATTGCCGTATAGGGCGGGGCGATAAAAAATGCTAGTGAGGTGTCAATTATCAAGGAGATTTGGTCGGCTATCATTCCAAAAGTACGGGGCATAGCAAGCAAAAATACCTCTTTGGCGCCTTGACTAAAGTTTTTTATCTTAGCAAAGTACCTAAAACCAACCGCCCTGCAAGCTGGAATTTGAATCCCCAGATGGAGAAAAGCGCCAAACACCATACCATATGCTGGAGCGTAAATTCCAATTCTGGGGCTTAAAACAATAGTTATTATAATAACCCCAAGGTTATAAAAAACTGGAGCAAGGGCTGGGATAATGAAGCGCTTTAAAGATTGCAAAGTGCTGGTTAAATAGCTACTTACAATTAAAACAAATTGCGAAAGCATCATAATTCTAATTAGTGAAATTAAAAGCGGATAGTCGGCGTCGGGACTAAAAAGAGTCACAGTGCGAGACAGAGTTCCCGTAAAAATAAAAACCACAGCGGAAAGTATTGCAAAAGCTATCAGCGTGATGTTTAGGACTTCGCTTGCCATTTCGAAAGCCTTATCTTGATCTTTCGCATGGAGAATTCTTGTGAAAACTGGAATAAATGCCGAAGAAATTGACCCAACAACCAAGACATTAAAAACAAGCGAAGGGATTCTATCTGCCAAATAAAATGTTCCCAAAAGAGATGTGGGTAAATCCCCCTCAAGACTTACTCCAAAAGTTGCAATTAATACCCTTTGTTTGATAAATCCCAAAAAATAAGCGACCAAATAAGTTACGGAGATAACAAAAGCTGCCGAAAGCACGCTTTCTTGTTTTTTAAAAAAAATTCCGGTCATGGAGATGATGGTATCATGTCAACAGTGTTTGAGGTAATAAGAATCTCCAAAAATACTAAAATATTTGGGCGACAGGGTTTAGGTGGTGGGAAATTTTGTTTGACTTTTGCTTACTGTTTGGTTTATACTAACTACAGATACTTCATTTAAAGCAGTTCGCTTAATAAGACGTGCAAGGTTTGCACTTCCCAAAAGGATAGTTACAGCGGATTGCTTTTAGTGAAGTATTTTTTGTTGCAAATATCTTGTATTTTTCCGATTGCAGGTTTTACCATTTCGTACCAATTCCTAATTACCTCTCTCGTAGATTTGATAAATGGCAAATGCGATATAATCGGCAACTTGTAGCCCACCGTGGGTATAATGTGGATTGTGATAATAACTTAGCTTTAGATTAGCATTAAGTTTGGGGTGGTCTTTAAGATATCCTAACCTTACCCTTTCTACCTCTGCTTCTAACTCTTGTCGCAATTTTAACTTACTATCTTTGCGACTAAAGACAATCTCTGTATTTTTGGATTGGTGACACAGATTTTTGATTAATTCTCCCGCCATAATCCCATACATTTTCCCCGGATTTCGTTTTAACGGTTCGTAACAAAGCAATTTATCCACAACTAGAACATCTACTTTTATTGGTAGTGTTGTAATAAACGAATAAAACTTTTCTTTGACTTGGCTATAATCGGTTTGAGCATGAAACGCATCTAGGGTATAAGCCGAAGAAAATATATTGGTAAGACTCTTATCTTTTAACAGAGATAAGCGAAATTCCGTAATTACATGAGATTGATTTCTAAATAATTATGGTAATCAACAGCAACCAAGCAGAAAAAAGGTGGCAAACAATATTAATTAAAGAGCTTGAAAAAGAAATGAAAAAAGCCCCATCACATGATATTGGTCGCCACTATCCAGAGGGGGCTAGAGAACATGGACCAATTAGCGCTCCGTATGCAAGGCAAGTTTTAGAAAGAATTCAATTTCCGCAAGATAAAATTGAGCCTGCTATATTAGCCATTAAATATCATGATCCAACATTTCTATCGTCAAAAAGACCTCAGATTGAAGCGAAAATTCTTTTTGATGCTGACAAAATTGATGCTTTTGGGGCAATAGGTATATCAAGGTATCTGATTAAGTATGCTGTTGATTATTTTAAAAAGTTAAAAAAAGAATTAAAAATTAATGTCGCGTAACAGCATATGTCTGGCTATCCTCTTGTGTTCGTGGTAGATGGTTGATAGAATTGCACCCATGGCAAACACAAAAAGCGCTAAAAAAGCAATTAGAGTTTCTCAAAGAAAAGCTATTACTAACAAGTATTGGAAAAATGGATTGCGTAAAACCAAAAAGGAACTTAAAGATTTAATGCTACAAAATAAAGATCGTGATGCGGTTGCTGCCAAACTTGCCAAAGCCAAAAAAATCGCCGATAAAGCTGTATCTTGCGGATCCTTTCATAAAAATAAATCGGCTCGAATAAAATCGGGACTTGACAAAAAGTTTAACAAATGGGCAAAATTAATTAATGATAAAAAACCTGCCTAAACGAATATTTTTAGCGCCGTTGTTCTTTTTTGCTTTTGCGACTAATATTTTTGCGGCGGAGCTTACCATAACCCCACAGACTCAAACAGTGGCAGACAGTTTTGATCTTACAATCAATGTAGACCCCAAGGGTGCCAGTGTTTCGGGAGTGGATGCTATTGTTAAGTATGAACCGGATAAGCTCGAAGCCACTCTTATTCAAAACGGTGTTTTCGAGCAATATCTAAAAAAGAACATTAACAAAACTACTGGCGTTATCGAAATAAGCGCCTATAACACCACAACTTTAATTTCCGCCCCGACTGTTGTTGCCAAGATTTCTTTTAAACCTCTAGTTACAACTGGAACAACTCCTGTGGATTTTGTTTTTACGCTAGGAGGTCAAACTGGTTCTCATGTGGCATCTAACGGTACGGATATTTTAGAAACTGTGGTTGGCGGGGTTTACACAATATCCACAACAACAGAGGTTACTCCACCACCTGCTACCCCTCCTGCTACTTCTGTTCCTGTAACACCAGTTACGGTTCCTGCAACTGGCAATACTGAAAATCTCTTTCTTTTTATGCTACTTTCTGGCGTACTTATAACTGTCGGCGGAGCTTTTGTTTACTCCGCTAGGCATCTCTAGAACCACATGAACAGTACCGAAGCCAAACGAGGATTTTTAACTTTCTCCTTTTTATGCCTAATATCTTTTTCTATTTACTTCTTTTCAAAGAAGATTGTGGAGCTGAAATTTGCCAAGTCTCCTCAAGAGGTTACCGTTAGCCTGATAGATGCAAATGCCTCAAATATTACTCAAACCGAAGCGGTGATTTTGTGGAATACATCAAAAGAACTTGTAGGAAATATAGTTTATGGGACAGATTCGACGGTTTGCACGCAACAAGAAACTGGATCGTGCCTAACCGCTTCGGAAGATACCGCCTCAACCAGCCATGAAATCACGCTCACTAACCTAATACCTAACACCTCGTACTACTATTATCTGGATAATAATACTCGAGATACCAAAAATTTCACCACAAAATCTCAAGATTTGGTGATTCCACCAGCGGATAATAAAATAGAAGGTGATACCAACGGCGACGGCATTCTAAATTCCCTAGACTTTTCAGTTAACTGATTTTAATTCTAGAATCCGTATTCCCTGAACTCATTTTCTAATGGGTTGCCTTGACAATAATAGGCTTTTATATTCTTGGTATCAAAAATAAAAGCGGAATAAGTAAAGCACTTATCCTCTTCTTTTGTTGTACAGATAGCAGTTTTCTTTTCAGCATTTTTTCTATCTCGCAAGAGTTGCTTAAAATCGTCTAAACTTTTAGCAGTTGAGATTAACTCCTTGGCTCTATCGTAATGATCGTGCGACCATTGTTCAAAACCTTTTTCTGTATCAAAACTCAAATTGCGGTTTGGCAAATTAACAAAGTGGTTCGTTTTAACAACAGGGTCACTAACTTTTTCAATAAAATATTTTTCGGGGACTCCCTCAATTCCATAACACTCTTTATCATCAGCTACAAACATATTGCCACCAATCCTAGGATTAAAGGCTTTGATGATTTCAACAGCCTCTTTGGCTGTTGACGCATCTAGTATTAGACGCACATAGGGTCGCCGAATGTAGGAAATTTGATTTTCGGCAACCGAAACAAAGGTTGCAACATAAGCAACGCCTTTTTCATTAATTCCTCCATAATAGCCATCCTCCCGCGAGTTGGGGTTTTGTATAATAAGCTTTTTTACTTGGTCAATCTTAGAATCGAAAGGTTTTATTTCATCATCCCATCTCATCCAAGGCACTGGATCCCTCGTTTTGAGGAGAAACCAACTATTATCTAATTTCTTAGCCACTGTTGTACACATAATGGTATTTTACTCTAAATTGAAAATAAATGGAATAGTATGTGTTAGACACCGTACAACTCAAGATTGACGAAATTACTTTCGTCTGATAAGATGCCCTTGCTGGTTAACCGTAAGGTTTATTCGGCCAATCTAAAGCCGACGGCCAGCACATTCGACAAGCTCAGTGCAGGCACTTTTACTCCTCCAGGTTTCTCTTTTTAGCATTTAAAATCCCAAATCTATCTTTTCTCCAGGCAGGAATAACACTCCAAAAATGCTTTTGTCCTTTTCCCACCTGACGAATAACAACCTTTATTCTTCTATCATCGACTACTGCTTCAAAAGCCCAAAATTTGTGAATTACACTTTCCTTTGTATAGTAACTTTCTTCTTGAAAATACGGCATTACTCGTAAAACTTTGATTGCTCCTGGAAGTAAACGAGTGTTAGTTTCTATTCTTTTAGAATCTCTTTTGCTTCTGCTGTTTTTGTATAGAAGGTGATTTATTCCCTTAGCAGTAAAGTAAACCTTTTCTTTGTCAAAAGCGGGACAAGCTATTTGCTTGACTTCAGAAAAAATCGTTTGGATTTGTTTTTTATGTAAATTCATAAAGTTTTATACCGTCTAATTGGCTAATTGCGCGGTGACAAGGAGTCGATATGAGGTAGTCCCTCCGGGCCAGCAGGTCATTAAAGTTACAGTTTGGCGATTAAGAAATTTAGGAAAAAGCTCTTTGTAAAGAGATACATCTTGCGGTTTAATTTTTTCCTTTTGCATTACTTCGTATCTGTAGGTTGTGTTATCAACATTAATTATTATCTCATCACCAATGGATAAGTCCTCCAAAGTAGAAAATACCTGTTTATAATCTGTGGGATCAAAGAGATACTTAAAAGATGAGTGTCCTGTAATAAAAGTATTACCAGATGATCCAGGTTCAGCAGTCCCTAAAATATGCACCAGGATTTCGGAAGGATTGGTATTGGTAGAATTTGCCTCAACTTGAGCATTTTTAATCCCCAAAACAGGGATGGATAGGGTAAAAAAGTATTTCTCTTTTTGTGTACCTTTGTAAGGAAAAAAATTAGAATTTCCATTAAAAGAGGATTGAATTAAAGACAAAGCGGTCATTTCTCCGGCATCACTCATAAACTCCTCCCCCACTGCGCTTACTATCTCATAAGATCTTTTTCCCATAACCTGATTAAACATAGGAAATCCAACAAAAAATATAAAAACAGAAACGCCAGAGAGAATTAACGCTACACCAAGATAATGTTTAAGTTTAATCGTTGATTTTTTTACCGGCTGCGGTTCGCTTTTTAAGTAGATGTAGGGGTATTTTTTTTGCATATTTCCTCCACTAAATTTAGTATAGCAAGTTCCGCATCCATTGTCCCTGTTTTTATTGCCACTTCGCATTCTAGTATCTTACAATAAATTAAAATTAATTCTTCTTGCGTATATCTTTTTACCGCAGTCTGAGATTTTTTTTGGACATAAGGATGCAGTTTTAACACTAAGGCGCTTTTGGTCTTGTACCCTAGAAGATTACGAAATTGAAAAACCACACTAGGTAAAATCTCCAAAGGATCGCTCTTTCTAAGACATAAAAATAGTTCGCGGAGGGCTAGATCGTAGTTTTTTGCAACTAGCGCATCTACAAATTTAAAGGAATTAGTTGCCATTTTCTGGAATAGTAACATGCTAGCTTTGACATCACGACATTGCACCAGAAGGTCATTTTTGGCGGGCAAATTACCCCCCACCCAAAAAATAATCTCGCAATCATTTGAAATATCTTGAATAAATGAAAAATCCGCTTCGGAATTAGGGCTTTTGGAAAATTCGGCAACTACAAAAGTTTTATCTCCAAATAATGATTGAGAGGAACATGCCATAATAACAGCATTAAGGTTATCCTCGGCGTTAAGGATTGTTACAGCCTTTCCACCACCAGGCTTTAAGTCAATTAATTTTCTTCGGGATGTTTCTAAATCATCACCATAGATTAGAGTAATCATTCTTTTATCTTACTCTTGAGAGTGGTCTGAAAAAACAATTTCTTGACTAAAAATCCATACTTTTTTAGAAAGACAACCCCACCCCAAATTAAAAACACCCCTTCAAAAATAAATACTGTGTGTTTGATGTAACTTGCAAAAAACCCGCCCACTGTTGGCCGCAGACTGCTATATAAACGCAGAGCCTCGCCTCGCCTAGCATCAAAGGGGAAAAGCCAAAAGATTTCGGGTTTACCCTCGTGAGCAATACCCACAAAATACAACCAATAAGATAAATCATCCAGTACAAAATGGGAAAGCATGGCCACAAAACTCAATAAGGCAACTCGCCAATTTAAGCGCAAGACAAGGGTAAACAAGATAATGAGAAAAACTGCAAATAGAGGTGTGTGAGTAACTAAAAGGTGGTGGTAAATTTTTTGCCCGCCTAAATAAACATAAAAAAGGTCTAAATCAAAAACATTAGCACAAAAAATCACAAACAAAACCTCTTTAATTGAGAGAGATTTGCCTTTGATCTTAATTTGTGAAATTAGAAAACCAACCGATGTATGAGCTGTAGGTAGCATGTGTCCAATTCTACCACACGGGACATGAGATTAGAGCCATTGAGACAGGCTGTTACTTCTTTTGCTTGAGGGGCAATACTGTGGTTTTTTCCCCATCTAAATTTAACAGATTTATTAATTCGCTACTTGATGGAATAACAAACTTGGTATTAGAAGCCAAGACATTTTCTAAAACCTCCAACCTTCTTAAAGCCTCGGGACGGGTCTTAAAGTATTTTTCGGCGGCTTCGGAAACATTTTTTAAGGCTTGGGCTTCGCCTTCGGCTTTTAGTATTTGTGATTGCTTAATTCCTTCGGCCTCTAAAATTATGGCTCTACGCTCTCGTTCTGCCTTCATTTGCTTGCTCATAGCAAGAGTGATATCTTCTGGGGGATCAATTCTTTGCAACTCCACACGGGTAACTTTTACTCCCCAACTTTGAGTGGCCTCATCTAAAGTTTCGCGCAAGGAGGCGTTGAGGGTATCTCGAGCAACCAGTGTTTCATCAAGAGATTTGTCTCCAATTAAATTTCGCAAAGTGGTTTGAGCTAAAGTCGTTGCGGCTAATCCAAAATTTCGCACTTCAAATTCCGCCTTTACTGGATCAACAACTTTGGTATAAATAACAGCATCCACTATCACGACCACATTATCTTTGGTAATAACCTGTTGCGGTTCCACGCTTATGACTTGTTCTCTGGTATCCACTTTTATCACCTCATCAATATAAGGAGCTACAAAGTTAATCCCACTTTCCAAAGTTGTATGGTATCTTCCAAGTCTAACCACAATCCCCTTTTCCCAAGGGGAGACAATTCGTAAACCCTTAAACAGGGTTACAATTGCCAAGACTACTAAAATGATCAAAAATGTAGGTTCCATAACAATTTGATTGTATATCCAAAACCACCTTATCACAATAGTCGAAACACAAAAGGCACAAGTAGGGATTATCCCAAATTTGGGATAATCCCTAATTTATGTCTCCAGTAAAACACTCGTTCCTAAATACTCCAAGCTTTCCTTTGGAGATTTAAGATAATCCAATACAAAACTTTTATAATCGGAGGTGTTCGATAATACAACTGATGGATATAACCAGCTTCTTTTGGTTTCTCCAAGATAATCCGATATGCTCGAATAAGCATATTTAAGAACATCCGTTTCTGCTCCTAGCTTTAAAGGATTTATGTGAATATATCTGGACAAGTGTTTTAATTGATCTTCGTTACGCACTAGAACCGCCTTGTATGTACTCTCAAAAACATGTCCATCTTTACCCCTAGTTGTATTAAAGTAAGTAGAATAGTTGGATAAAATCCTTCGCGTGAGATGCGATATTCCCATAATCTCTTTATTGTGCAAAAGCAGGTGGAAGTGATTTGGCATGAGGCAATATGCAACGAGTCCAACCTCGTCAGCAACAGAGTTAGGAGAAAAATAATCCATCAACTTAGTTACTTTATTAAATCGAGGTTCTTTAAAGTCTTTCTGCAAATATTTCTTAAGATTGTAGAGAAAAATCGCGTAATCATCCGAAGTTTCAAAAATATCTTGGTGGAAAATTCCTCTACTATAAATATGGTAGTAACTACCCTCTTGATACTTTTTTAGAATATTCTTTCTGGGCATATTCGACTAGGACTCGATTAGGGATTATCCCAAATTTGGGATAATCCCTATTCTATTCCAATCTATTCTAACCCTAAATAATACTTTTTGTCTTTTAGTTTTTCGGGAAGGAGGGAGCCAGTAGAATACGGTTTGTAATTTGCCCCATAGCCTAAATTTTTCATCAGAGCAGTTGGGGCGTTAAGAATTTCCAAAGGAATGGGCAAGTTACCATATTTTTTAACATCGTCCAACGCCTTAAAGTAAGCATTATAGGCCGAACGATCTTTTTTGCATTTGCATAAATAGACAACCCCATGAGCTAAGTTTTCTTGACATTCGGGATAGCCAATGGTTTCGCAAGCTCTAAAAACAGCGTTAGCCACAACCAAGGCTGTGGGTTGCGCCGCCCCAATATCTTCACTGGCAAAAACCACCATGCGCCGAGCGATAAACAGCGGGTCTTCTCCAGCTACCACCATTCTTGCCAAATAATACAAAGCGCTATCAGTATTGCTGGCGCGCATTGATTTAATAAAAGCCGAAATTGTGTTGTAATGCTCATCCCCTGCCCGATCGTACAGTAAAGCTCTTTTTTGCAAAGCGTCTTGCAAAGTTGCGACATCCAAGGTGATATTTTTTGCACCCTTTGAGTTGGCCGCAATTTCTAAAGCATTCAAGGCAATTCTGGAGTCGCCATTTGCCCCCTCAATAAGATAATCTAAGGCTCCTTCATCAAAGTTGATTTTGTACTCACCAAGACCAACTGCTTTATCTTTGATAGCGCGATTGATAATCTCTTTTAAGTCATTGTTGGATAATCGTTCCAAGACAAAAACCCGAGTACGAGAAAGCAAAGCTCCGATAACCTCAAAACTAGGATTTTCGGTTGTAGCGCCAATTAAAATAATATCGCCCCTTTCTACATAGGGTAAAAAGGCATCTTGCTGGGCTTTGCTAAACCGATGAATCTCGTCAATAAAAACGATTACTCTCTCTGTAGCTTTTTTGGTCTTTCTAATATCTTCAAAGATGGGTTTAAGTTCCGAGGTTTTGGCATTAACCGCTGAAAATTCCAAAAATCTTGCCTTGGTCTCATTAGCAATCACCCGAGCTAGAGTAGTTTTACCGCTTCCTGGAGGTCCCCAAAAGATCATCGAAAAAACCTGACCAGATCTGATGGACTTGAATAGGATCTTTTCGAGGGCAAGGATTTGTTTTTGACCAACAAACTCGTCTAAGGTTTTTGGTCTCACCCTGTCAGCCAATGGTTGCATGAGAAGATTCTATCATCTTCTGCGCGTCAAGGGCAGACATGGCTCCAAACCCCGCCGCAACTACTGCCTGCCAATATTTATTATCGGCAACATCTCCTGCCACAAAAACTCCAGCAACCGAAGTCCTGGTGTTATCAATAACTTTGATTCTGCCATCGCGTTCTAATTCCAGTTGCCCTTTAAAGATCTCGGATGCCGGACTATGTCCAATTGCAATAAAAACTCCAGTGGCATTTAGAACCTTTTCTTCTTGGGTTTTATTGTTCTTTACCTTCACTCCAATAACCTTACCCCCTCCTAATATTTCTATAACACTGGAGTCTAGGATAATCTCAAATTGAGGTTTGCCAAGAATTCTCTCTTGCATAGCTTTGCTTGCCTGCAAGCTATCCAAAATATTTACCAGGTAAATTTTATTGCAAAATTTAGCCAAGTACGAAGCTTCCTCCACTGCTGTATCTCCCCCACCAACCACCAGCACATCCTGCCCTTTAAAAAACGGGGCGTCACAGGTAGCGCAGGCGGTTACTCCTCTACCTCGCAATCTTTCGGCTGATTCCAAAGGCAACCATTTTGCGCGGGCTCCAGTTGCAATAATTACAGCTTGAGCTTTAAATTCCTGCTCCCCTACCCAAACAGTAAAAGGTCTTTTGGAAAAATCTACTTTCGTGGCATCGCCCGCAACAAAGCGGGTCCCAAAATCTTCCGCCTGTTTTCGCATTGCCAACATTAAATCTGGTCCTTGCACCCCTTTGGAAAATCCAGGAAAGTTCTCCACAAGAGTTGTCTGCATTAACTGCCCGCCAAATTGCGCCCCTTCTATAACAAGCGGTTGCAACGAGGCTCGGGACGCATAAATTGCAGCGGTGAGACCTGCCGGACCAGAGCCTATGATAATTATTTGGTGAATAGAATTTTCCATTAGATATATTCTAACAGACGCTTGTCACTCATCAAAAAGCAGTTTTTGGATAAAGGCGTGAACCGTAGAATAGGAACCACCTTTGGGCAAAAGCACCCATTTCCCCGCGTAAGATGCGATATCAGTCGGTGTGTATAAAAGCCCTGAACCTGTGCCGTCAGTTACATTACTGTTGTTCAATACAGAGGTTTTAATGTTTGTAGTATCGCTTTTCATCCCCACTTCAAAAAGAGCTTCGGCGTCGGTAAGGGTGATATCGGTTTCGACAAACTTATTATAAATCGCAAACAGCTCGCTTATTTTTTTAGCGTTAAACAGAGTATCTAGTGACATTATTTTCTCCTTTATGGCCAAAATTACCTGCTGTTGCCTTTCTGCTCTCGCAAAATCGGATCCTTCTGCTGGATTTACTGAATGCCGAGACCTGGCATACTTTAGGGCACTCTCACCATTCATTTGCACCATCCCCTTATCAAAATGGAGACGCTCAAAACGGCAAGGGTAATCCGCTTCGGAAATTACATAATCTTCATCTTTTCCTTCCAATATTTCATCTTCGGTCAATCCACAAGTATTGGCTTCCTTGCCAGCCACAGGGTACTTATAATCGTCAAAGGTATTTTGCACCGTGATTCTAATACCACCTAAGGCATCTACGGCTTCTTTAAAGCCATTAAAATCCACTTTGGCAAAATAGTGAACTGGCATTCCAGTAGCTTGAGTCACTGAATTTTTTAGGGCTGTGAGTCCTTTCTCGGAATTGAATCCTGTTGTTTCGAGTCCTGCGTAAGCATAAACCTCATTGATCTTGGCAGAAGCTCCAGTTCTGTATTCCACCCACAAATCCCGAGGCAATGAAACCATGACGATTTTTCCAGGACTTTGAGGAATAGAAACAACCATTAACGAATCTGTTAACCTCTCGTTTTTGTCCACTCCAGTAAGTAAGATGTTTGTCCTCCCATCGCTTTGTGGAAGATTTTTAGAGGGGATAATTTTAGAAATTACCGAAGCGGAAAAAAGCCAATTTCCCCTAAAGACAAAAAAAAGACCAATGAGACATACTGGTATTAGGGGCAATAAAAACATCCTATTCTTTTGTTTTTTTAAGCTTTCTGCGCCCATATTTTTCCAATTTGATAAAACTCCAAAGGCTCCAAACTTGCTTTACCTACAAGTACACCATTGAAAACATTTAAGTTGGCTACTTGCAAAACATTCTTTATGTTAACACTTCCACCATAAAGAAGGGAAATATTACTGCCGTACCTGCTTTTAATGTCAGATACTGTTTCATAAAGCGCGTTAAAATCCACTTCTTTAAATTGCCCTCCGCTGCTGATATTTTCTGATGGCTCATACACCAAGATACTTTTTGAGATAAGACCTTTTACTACTTTTAAATCTTCTACCTCTTCAAAACACAATATTGGGATTATAGCAACCTGAATTAAATTTTCCATCTTAGATCTTACATCTTCTATTGTCTCTCTCATTTCTTTTCTCCTCTCGCTGTGCCCTACAAGACAATATTTAGCAAACAAAGCCAAATCGGAGGCGGTTACTTCTCCCGTGTGAGATCCACCAGAGAAAAGAGAAACATCTTGCGCTCCGCAGATAACCGAGCGTTGACTTGCCACAAAACTTAAAACAGGAAACGAGGAACAAACAATTGCGGCTAAATTGTTAAAGGCGGGATTTTTATTCCAAAGAGTAAACCAGTTCTTGGCAAACTCTAAATTGTCATTGGCTTTCCAATTGGCGATTAAGTAGTTCATGCAGTTTTCCTACCCTTTCGGAAATTCCTTCTAAGTCTTCGTGGTTATAATGATAGCCGATACTCGCAAGGCACGAGAATACTCTTGGAATGTCATTATAAATATTTTGAGCAAATTGGCAAGCAACCAAACATCTAGGTAATACCGCAATATTAACATCCCCTTCACCGTTCTTTGAATATTTACAACCTGCGGGACATCCCGCGCAGGATCTGTACCCCATAAAAGGCACCGCAAGATCTGAAGGACGGGACAAAATATCAAAATAGATTCTTCGGTAGTAGTCTAAACTTGCAACGGCAAAAGACTGGGTACCCGTGACCAAAAGAGCTTTTAAATTTTTTAAAGCGCCAGCTGTCGC is a window encoding:
- the murJ gene encoding murein biosynthesis integral membrane protein MurJ; this encodes MTGIFFKKQESVLSAAFVISVTYLVAYFLGFIKQRVLIATFGVSLEGDLPTSLLGTFYLADRIPSLVFNVLVVGSISSAFIPVFTRILHAKDQDKAFEMASEVLNITLIAFAILSAVVFIFTGTLSRTVTLFSPDADYPLLISLIRIMMLSQFVLIVSSYLTSTLQSLKRFIIPALAPVFYNLGVIIITIVLSPRIGIYAPAYGMVFGAFLHLGIQIPACRAVGFRYFAKIKNFSQGAKEVFLLAMPRTFGMIADQISLIIDTSLAFFIAPPYTAILALAASLQRLPVSVFGASFAQALLPRFSHLVSQQKDKFSDEIKEAIIKSLFFSMPSSVVILVLRIPLVRIVYGASRFSWDATIATSYTLAFFSISIFAQTLVFILARAFYALEDTKTPLKASVISLVTGIILSLTFVFGFKFGVWSLGLSYSISVIVNLVFLVFFLLKKKILDKVDLVFADRAAKIFWASFFTGVCLYIPLKLFDQYLFDTSRTIYLLALTAIVGVIGVGSYIKLCSLFKVHEVVMVREVSAIVIYKIKKLTIGFRV
- a CDS encoding DUF3800 domain-containing protein gives rise to the protein MTEFRLSLLKDKSLTNIFSSAYTLDAFHAQTDYSQVKEKFYSFITTLPIKVDVLVVDKLLCYEPLKRNPGKMYGIMAGELIKNLCHQSKNTEIVFSRKDSKLKLRQELEAEVERVRLGYLKDHPKLNANLKLSYYHNPHYTHGGLQVADYIAFAIYQIYERGN
- the rpsT gene encoding 30S ribosomal protein S20, whose product is MANTKSAKKAIRVSQRKAITNKYWKNGLRKTKKELKDLMLQNKDRDAVAAKLAKAKKIADKAVSCGSFHKNKSARIKSGLDKKFNKWAKLINDKKPA
- a CDS encoding fibronectin type III domain-containing protein, whose product is MNSTEAKRGFLTFSFLCLISFSIYFFSKKIVELKFAKSPQEVTVSLIDANASNITQTEAVILWNTSKELVGNIVYGTDSTVCTQQETGSCLTASEDTASTSHEITLTNLIPNTSYYYYLDNNTRDTKNFTTKSQDLVIPPADNKIEGDTNGDGILNSLDFSVN
- a CDS encoding C45 family peptidase: MCTTVAKKLDNSWFLLKTRDPVPWMRWDDEIKPFDSKIDQVKKLIIQNPNSREDGYYGGINEKGVAYVATFVSVAENQISYIRRPYVRLILDASTAKEAVEIIKAFNPRIGGNMFVADDKECYGIEGVPEKYFIEKVSDPVVKTNHFVNLPNRNLSFDTEKGFEQWSHDHYDRAKELISTAKSLDDFKQLLRDRKNAEKKTAICTTKEEDKCFTYSAFIFDTKNIKAYYCQGNPLENEFREYGF
- a CDS encoding sortase; this translates as MQKKYPYIYLKSEPQPVKKSTIKLKHYLGVALILSGVSVFIFFVGFPMFNQVMGKRSYEIVSAVGEEFMSDAGEMTALSLIQSSFNGNSNFFPYKGTQKEKYFFTLSIPVLGIKNAQVEANSTNTNPSEILVHILGTAEPGSSGNTFITGHSSFKYLFDPTDYKQVFSTLEDLSIGDEIIINVDNTTYRYEVMQKEKIKPQDVSLYKELFPKFLNRQTVTLMTCWPGGTTSYRLLVTAQLAN
- a CDS encoding metal-dependent hydrolase, encoding MLPTAHTSVGFLISQIKIKGKSLSIKEVLFVIFCANVFDLDLFYVYLGGQKIYHHLLVTHTPLFAVFLIILFTLVLRLNWRVALLSFVAMLSHFVLDDLSYWLYFVGIAHEGKPEIFWLFPFDARRGEALRLYSSLRPTVGGFFASYIKHTVFIFEGVFLIWGGVVFLKKYGFLVKKLFFQTTLKSKIKE
- a CDS encoding SPFH/Band 7/PHB domain protein gives rise to the protein MEPTFLIILVVLAIVTLFKGLRIVSPWEKGIVVRLGRYHTTLESGINFVAPYIDEVIKVDTREQVISVEPQQVITKDNVVVIVDAVIYTKVVDPVKAEFEVRNFGLAATTLAQTTLRNLIGDKSLDETLVARDTLNASLRETLDEATQSWGVKVTRVELQRIDPPEDITLAMSKQMKAERERRAIILEAEGIKQSQILKAEGEAQALKNVSEAAEKYFKTRPEALRRLEVLENVLASNTKFVIPSSSELINLLNLDGEKTTVLPLKQKK
- a CDS encoding transposase; this encodes MPRKNILKKYQEGSYYHIYSRGIFHQDIFETSDDYAIFLYNLKKYLQKDFKEPRFNKVTKLMDYFSPNSVADEVGLVAYCLMPNHFHLLLHNKEIMGISHLTRRILSNYSTYFNTTRGKDGHVFESTYKAVLVRNEDQLKHLSRYIHINPLKLGAETDVLKYAYSSISDYLGETKRSWLYPSVVLSNTSDYKSFVLDYLKSPKESLEYLGTSVLLET